TGTGAAGGCGCTGCTGTCCGGGCTGATCATCGCCGCGGTCTCGGAAGTCGCTCGGCGCAGCGCCGGCGCGGGAGCTCTCATCGCGTCCCTGCCTCTGGTGTCCATCCTCGGCATGATCTGGCTGTGGCGCGATACTGGTGATCCCGTCCGTCTCGCCGCGCACGCGGAGGCGACGTTCTGGTTCGTGTTGCCGTCCCTGCCGATGTTTCTGGTGGTGCCAGCCCTGATCCGTCGCGGACTCCACTTCTGGCCCGCCCTGGCGATCGGCTGCGCCCTGACGATGGGGCTCTACCTGGCCATGACCATCATCGGTCCCCGGCTCGGACTGAAACTGTGACCAGGCTCGTGGATCTTATGGACGGCGATCTCCAACTCGATCGCCTCGCTGCGTGTCCGACCCTTCCCCCGCAATGTCCACCTTGCAGGAGCCATCCGTGATGTCGCGCCACCGTTTACCCCCTGGCGCGCTGCGCCTGCCCATCGCGGCCCTGATGTTCAGCCTGATCGCCGGCGCCGCCTG
The Phenylobacterium zucineum HLK1 genome window above contains:
- a CDS encoding DUF3147 family protein, with the translated sequence MIYLIVKALLSGLIIAAVSEVARRSAGAGALIASLPLVSILGMIWLWRDTGDPVRLAAHAEATFWFVLPSLPMFLVVPALIRRGLHFWPALAIGCALTMGLYLAMTIIGPRLGLKL